A single region of the Laspinema palackyanum D2c genome encodes:
- a CDS encoding PA14 domain-containing protein gives MFKLFFGFHKRPPANGFQPQSKRYQGPAMRLEEMRTPSGIVLDDTETTDDSGAVANSDLGFEDFEFPSQESDMGEELPGEELDPESLDVAEDGNTETNLAEEDLENLPYFYGDIDDEPSSESDGDLVTDIAESTDAEPQESSSDETAEIASDSTDSSNSTDPEFEELDWIEADGASDESMGDESELNPDDEVNTETVEEAIETDGLSEKSMGDESELKPDDEVNTETVEEAVEEKALTLTTEAIKPEVDQPDILAQLSETDTPEDTTNPEIETLTPESDYIITDEIEAEDSSLGAEPDEGGESESYSSFAKLSDSDTAETDEGIEPQVDNNGGDSENEPLDNEEIETHSDDEASESYSSFAKLSDSDAAGTDEGVEPQVDNSGGDSENEPLGNEEGKANSDNEGVEPQANTSVGNSENEPLVNEEGETNSNDEPEDSATSEAEETTAESEAEKSGLVADTKFVNLKPKFESGTFKVGETGQVEVDFIFDGGAYKGQVAIVSLSGMEGLDPNSREFFLEAISRAASNSELGYMVIDDNIEGARFEGRLGEGNYNSGEYQGVKSFLMRPGDEFFLMLVPNGTVQQVLNNPNAGGALRPLFSLATANPHDGYHFGQIADITGDGSAFAWEDIRIDGNSDRDYNDIVLQFRGATGKAALMDDVVAQGKDWRGSDLGQAVIEYVKTYITPEPANLDAAFEDLLADLESLLDEADSFDENFEIGIDTEFDDDSSLADDIAETDVEFESIAALDETEVADDVTEPLVEFEPIAAESETEVTNEVGFEAIAAEGEAEVEEAPVEFEAIATSDETEVVDEVIETPVPEELIAVEGETEVANEVVDDVEEEAITAETEPKIADEVEETDVEEEPITAETEPQVADEVAEIPREFEAIAAEGETEVADEVTEPLVEEELIAAETEPQVAHDIEEAPVEFETIAAESENSSQTLVEAAETQNTPSISEADDTESVSPTSPIETRKISDPDAISTPALSPTHLAKTELTSRLDNLTQTLKIQANNSQTSSVSVNTALIERLETLTQNLQNQNTSRPISESTLALVSRLEEMVWQSSPALPVAAPTFSFAAANQPLVGIIDTGFSGNNPDIDYSRITWGQDHIDGDNDPTLAPGEGNEHGTHILGVIAAHRDNGIGIDGINPQAPIWAGRAVGSGKWAESLVEFVDAAVESGQPNAVVNLSLDLTQIDAEGNVTTRYEFTPMERAAIEYARQHNVMIVVAAGNDGGVMSALGQSSQEFDNIITVGASERFNNEIALSKAYNRTEYSSYGYGLDIVAPGGTIDNPKLSLTGEGVGAMAGTSVATAKVTGAVSQVWAANPSLIYRQVIEIIKNTATDLGTTGFDLETGAGLLNMVAAVQLAKATTGEGHDVLPTLIPETWGGEGVFTAGDRAVNQEFWKDGKYYNWVPYQIKAGDTLSHLALRHLGNAGYDYYMWIAQKNGLANPNYLVPGQWIQVPQLIPPPPPKPPTPEPPQEAQSISFMGTVVFNPFEGGFYGVLRDGFPVGHPMSRYLPLGQDAQNLFKGKEGSRVKLTGIPKNVPTYQMWGQPIEILSADFPNPKTLPPINSLAQKAIDSIYKINKIKLGEPTGKPVDLGNGFLKQNFEKGHITWNGQKAIAYFSGTGLPTTKLPWNQPVLSQIGFDGKTTHPGFIEAFNRNGGFWNVGRPTGYVERWERGHTQRFTGGREKQGAIMKPDGSSKAYWVGGPIWQEFLNRGGAEYIGYPKTDAISVKGGLDNSGGKVQHFRGGNGIPSKIWSSKHGAHPTWGAIGDRYDQMGGPSSWLGFPSNGEKGIGNGWVKQDFEGGYMLWHPQHGTTVYNTKSVDSLPPDSGNGSTHEWTVKYWNNTNLSGTPVWTMTEPSGEIRFNAGSGAPVGTQGVKEDNFSARWETTSHFDGGFYNFISKADDGVRVYVNGVKVIDKWNAGEPWSRRDAYIAIPKGEHKIMVEYFEEAGIAGQTFKWEPSGLLNEWTGAFRPVGYDGQSVHSTYVNTYQRNGAIPKLGYPINNVHVWERGHTQDFEGGSQGRGAIMKSNANDNSYWVGGKVWTEFLELGGARTTGYPSTDLIRVSGGLDKTGGHVQRFRGGPDGIPTNIWLSKHGAHPTWGAIGGKYEQLGGPSSWLGFPTNREQGIGNGWVKQDFEGGYILWHSQHGTIAYDTKAIDTLPPDSGNSSTSNWHAQYWNNKNLTSSPLWSKYEEMSDLRFHAGNGAPVGTQGIKEDEFGARWITTSYFDGGIYNFINQADDGVRVYVDGKLIIDKWKDSPFEERRAFAAIEPGYHQVMVEYHENKGGAANLLRWEQANPPKEWAVEYFRGQDLNPNNLAGHRGGGTGFIDKNWGEGKESGIPIGNDDFSDRWTTTRYFDEPGIYELNSQADDGIRIWVDDQLVIDKWHDQGFVTNKALIALDKGFHRIRVEHYENKWSSAIKLDWKKVAGKANIFKPAWANPNEPHNPLDSRWSQPWVAEYYNNLNLEGAPVATRMVDGGASGSLRGFDLSWGTGSPDPKISTDNFSSRLITHRDLVGGVYKFNLKGDDGVRVYINGEKVIDRWDNPPFGTPHQQVISLPSGMHRIEVEHSEKTGLAYVGLDWDYLSAGSIHKIAPELTAIHTQLEQQLGKGAVGVPVHNLQQQYYSPPIPPGFYGPTQMLPAFYQEFRGTQGRGAIFAGTGHYVFGKLWESYQNGGGVEHFGPPVAPQKHLGNGAYELELRNGRLFWAPGMTNPTYYEYAQGTQKTLTIPADAWRGEYFDNRNWAGNPLVVRQDSASRGHLDKYWNFSQSPAPGMPKDNFSVRWTTNRPFDRGTYLFKAAHDDGFMVSVNAQKPIDKMMEVATQTTGYATFTKGGQYPVEVKHREYGGAARANLEMQKASSYVVGLDPANNASPTLVDAFNKHGGYDRVGLPINDVHLWHHGYVQDFNHGKNGRGILMRRHNTTTFYYVHGKIWDTYFKEGGPAKLGYPTSDSFNDGHGNTAQEFENHRITRRPNGETFLGGYVNGHLLPGDFYRVWKKYNMGTPTSGVQTHSSGAKFQIFDKPGLGTSSIVSSSHGTFPLYGGIRSYYVNTTGGLNGPLGAPKSAEYHWNGHTRQDFAGGYILWKAGQSAIGYRPDGSLLYPPPSSGGGGNINNGGPITNLQQYIHRLYGGSPGYRSQDYHPDHLALDTVHQGAAPHKVYSLTGGEVKLIRTDQNGGKYVTVWNEELQRTFLYLHFNDINPNLREGQKISAGHYLGNEGWTGYTIPSGPGGRHTHVHVTRPNGTREHPITALSRLSSGNPGSGNPGSGNPGGTNQTISGTLFRPPLKSAPFGMKQNLLTIGPEYLGVTRTISTAGGVYILNLKDLTLKADATFQDAGDVQIGVENFYFDNELKQRGKLLEGVYASIEPEISRWGGFVMEVENGKIWLTAKIRDIQVKMSPDGSFKLLFESGFPFKRKSLQIGGTHSYEINGNWSFVPWISAPKPVPIYKENPAPQKIAEFLKWVIDSGQDVEQAVDDFLKKHPDVLVYIGAAAIAVGVGMIIYTLGEDIMTFGVGLWNSLPMISAAIKLIARGLALI, from the coding sequence ATGTTCAAGTTGTTTTTTGGGTTTCACAAGCGTCCTCCAGCCAATGGATTCCAACCTCAATCCAAACGGTATCAAGGACCGGCAATGCGCTTAGAAGAAATGAGAACCCCCAGTGGCATAGTCTTGGATGACACCGAAACAACCGATGACTCCGGAGCGGTGGCAAATAGCGATTTAGGTTTCGAGGATTTCGAGTTCCCCTCACAAGAGAGCGACATGGGCGAGGAATTACCTGGGGAGGAATTAGACCCGGAGAGTTTGGACGTCGCGGAAGATGGCAATACCGAAACGAATTTGGCGGAAGAAGACCTTGAGAATTTACCTTATTTCTACGGGGATATCGACGATGAACCCAGCAGCGAATCCGACGGGGACCTTGTAACGGATATTGCCGAGAGTACCGATGCCGAACCCCAGGAGAGTTCCTCCGACGAAACTGCTGAAATTGCCAGCGACAGTACCGACAGTTCCAATAGCACTGACCCAGAATTTGAGGAACTGGACTGGATTGAGGCTGACGGTGCAAGTGATGAAAGCATGGGGGATGAAAGTGAACTCAACCCTGACGACGAAGTGAACACCGAAACCGTGGAAGAAGCGATTGAGACCGACGGTTTAAGTGAGAAAAGCATGGGGGATGAAAGTGAACTCAAACCTGATGACGAAGTGAACACCGAAACCGTTGAGGAAGCGGTAGAAGAAAAGGCGCTAACCTTAACAACTGAGGCGATCAAGCCGGAAGTTGACCAACCGGATATCCTGGCCCAACTTTCAGAAACTGATACCCCGGAAGACACAACTAACCCTGAAATCGAAACTTTAACGCCGGAATCGGACTACATCATTACTGACGAAATTGAAGCTGAAGATAGTAGTTTAGGGGCCGAACCTGACGAAGGGGGAGAGTCAGAATCCTACAGCAGTTTTGCTAAACTCAGTGATAGTGATACGGCAGAAACTGATGAGGGAATAGAGCCACAAGTCGATAACAATGGGGGTGATTCAGAGAATGAACCCCTCGACAATGAAGAAATCGAGACCCACAGTGACGATGAGGCATCAGAATCCTACAGCAGTTTTGCTAAACTCAGTGATAGTGATGCGGCAGGAACTGATGAGGGAGTAGAGCCACAAGTCGATAACAGTGGGGGTGATTCAGAGAATGAACCCCTCGGCAATGAAGAAGGCAAGGCTAACAGTGACAATGAGGGAGTAGAGCCCCAAGCCAATACCAGTGTTGGTAATTCAGAAAATGAACCCCTCGTCAATGAAGAAGGCGAGACCAACAGTAACGATGAACCAGAAGATTCCGCCACCAGCGAAGCCGAAGAAACCACCGCCGAAAGTGAGGCAGAAAAGAGTGGTTTAGTCGCCGACACCAAATTTGTCAACCTCAAACCCAAATTTGAGTCCGGTACATTCAAAGTCGGAGAGACTGGTCAAGTTGAGGTAGATTTCATCTTTGATGGCGGTGCGTATAAAGGACAAGTCGCCATTGTCAGCCTGTCTGGAATGGAAGGCCTTGACCCCAACTCCCGGGAATTTTTCTTAGAAGCTATTTCCCGCGCAGCCAGTAATTCGGAACTGGGTTATATGGTCATTGACGATAACATCGAAGGCGCAAGATTTGAGGGACGCTTAGGGGAAGGGAATTATAATTCGGGGGAATATCAAGGAGTAAAATCCTTCTTGATGCGTCCGGGAGATGAATTTTTCCTGATGTTAGTTCCCAATGGGACCGTACAGCAGGTGTTAAATAATCCCAACGCGGGTGGCGCACTCCGCCCTCTATTTTCCCTCGCCACTGCCAACCCGCATGATGGCTATCACTTCGGACAAATTGCTGATATTACCGGAGATGGCAGCGCCTTTGCCTGGGAAGATATTCGCATCGATGGAAACAGCGACCGCGATTACAACGACATCGTTTTACAATTCCGAGGGGCCACAGGTAAAGCTGCGTTAATGGATGATGTGGTCGCCCAAGGCAAAGATTGGCGCGGCAGCGACTTGGGGCAAGCCGTGATTGAATATGTCAAAACTTATATCACCCCAGAACCGGCTAACTTGGATGCAGCGTTCGAGGATTTATTGGCGGATTTAGAAAGTCTGCTTGATGAAGCCGATAGTTTCGATGAAAACTTTGAGATTGGAATAGATACAGAGTTTGATGATGACAGTTCCTTAGCCGATGACATAGCAGAAACGGATGTTGAGTTCGAGTCGATCGCTGCTCTTGACGAAACCGAGGTAGCCGATGATGTGACTGAACCTCTCGTTGAGTTCGAGCCGATTGCTGCCGAGAGTGAAACGGAAGTAACCAATGAGGTAGGGTTCGAGGCGATCGCTGCCGAGGGTGAAGCCGAAGTAGAGGAAGCTCCCGTTGAGTTCGAGGCGATCGCTACTTCTGACGAAACTGAGGTAGTCGATGAAGTGATAGAAACTCCCGTTCCGGAAGAGTTGATCGCTGTCGAGGGGGAAACGGAGGTAGCCAATGAAGTAGTTGATGACGTAGAAGAAGAGGCGATCACTGCTGAGACTGAACCCAAAATAGCCGATGAGGTAGAGGAAACTGATGTTGAGGAAGAACCAATCACTGCTGAGACTGAACCCCAGGTAGCCGACGAAGTGGCAGAAATTCCTCGTGAGTTCGAGGCGATCGCAGCCGAGGGCGAAACAGAAGTAGCCGACGAAGTGACTGAACCTCTCGTTGAGGAAGAACTAATCGCTGCTGAGACTGAACCCCAGGTAGCCCATGACATAGAGGAGGCTCCCGTTGAGTTCGAGACGATCGCTGCTGAATCTGAAAATTCTTCGCAGACGCTGGTAGAGGCGGCAGAAACCCAGAACACTCCATCGATTTCAGAGGCAGATGACACCGAGTCAGTCAGTCCCACCAGTCCGATAGAGACCCGGAAAATTTCTGACCCCGATGCGATCTCCACCCCAGCCTTATCCCCGACCCATTTGGCTAAAACTGAGCTAACTTCTCGGTTAGACAACCTCACTCAAACCTTAAAAATTCAAGCCAATAACAGCCAGACCTCTAGTGTTTCTGTTAATACTGCCCTGATAGAACGGTTAGAAACCCTAACTCAAAACCTGCAAAATCAAAACACTTCGCGACCGATTAGTGAAAGCACATTGGCTTTAGTTTCTCGGTTAGAAGAAATGGTGTGGCAGTCCTCCCCAGCGCTACCCGTCGCGGCACCAACCTTTAGCTTTGCTGCTGCCAATCAGCCCTTAGTCGGAATTATCGACACCGGATTCTCTGGCAATAATCCTGATATTGACTACTCCCGAATCACCTGGGGCCAGGACCATATTGATGGCGATAATGATCCCACCTTAGCCCCCGGAGAAGGCAACGAACATGGTACCCATATTTTAGGGGTTATTGCCGCCCACCGAGACAATGGCATTGGCATCGATGGCATTAATCCCCAGGCCCCGATTTGGGCTGGACGAGCTGTGGGTTCCGGCAAATGGGCAGAATCTTTGGTTGAATTTGTGGATGCGGCAGTTGAGTCAGGACAACCCAACGCCGTGGTGAATTTGAGTTTAGATCTAACTCAAATTGATGCTGAGGGAAATGTCACGACTCGCTATGAATTTACCCCAATGGAACGGGCGGCAATCGAGTATGCACGTCAGCATAATGTAATGATTGTCGTTGCCGCAGGAAATGATGGCGGCGTGATGTCGGCTTTGGGCCAATCTTCTCAAGAGTTTGACAATATTATTACCGTTGGTGCATCGGAACGGTTCAATAACGAAATTGCCCTCTCCAAAGCCTATAACCGGACTGAATATTCCAGTTATGGCTATGGGTTAGATATTGTTGCCCCCGGAGGGACTATCGACAATCCCAAATTATCCCTGACTGGTGAGGGAGTTGGAGCAATGGCGGGAACCTCTGTTGCTACAGCTAAAGTGACGGGGGCTGTTTCCCAAGTGTGGGCCGCCAACCCCAGCCTCATTTATCGCCAAGTGATTGAGATTATCAAGAATACTGCCACAGATTTGGGTACCACTGGGTTTGACCTGGAAACAGGTGCCGGGTTGTTGAATATGGTGGCAGCGGTGCAGTTGGCGAAAGCAACAACTGGGGAAGGGCATGATGTCTTACCTACTCTGATTCCTGAAACTTGGGGTGGTGAAGGAGTCTTTACGGCGGGCGATCGCGCTGTCAATCAGGAGTTTTGGAAAGATGGCAAGTATTACAATTGGGTTCCCTATCAGATTAAAGCAGGTGATACACTAAGCCATCTAGCATTACGTCATCTGGGGAATGCTGGCTATGACTACTATATGTGGATTGCCCAGAAGAATGGTTTGGCCAATCCGAACTATCTTGTACCGGGACAATGGATTCAAGTTCCCCAACTAATTCCCCCTCCGCCTCCTAAACCTCCGACTCCTGAACCTCCCCAGGAGGCTCAGTCTATTAGTTTTATGGGAACAGTAGTATTTAACCCATTTGAAGGGGGATTTTATGGGGTTCTTCGGGATGGATTCCCAGTGGGCCATCCAATGAGCCGTTATCTGCCGCTAGGTCAAGATGCACAAAACCTATTTAAAGGTAAAGAGGGGAGCCGAGTTAAACTTACCGGCATTCCCAAAAATGTCCCAACTTATCAAATGTGGGGACAGCCTATCGAAATCTTGTCGGCTGACTTTCCGAATCCGAAGACACTCCCTCCAATTAATTCTCTTGCTCAAAAAGCAATTGACAGCATTTATAAAATCAACAAGATTAAGTTGGGAGAACCCACGGGTAAGCCTGTTGATTTAGGCAATGGATTCCTCAAACAAAATTTTGAAAAAGGTCATATTACCTGGAATGGTCAAAAGGCAATTGCTTACTTCAGTGGTACGGGTCTACCTACTACAAAATTGCCTTGGAATCAGCCTGTTTTGAGTCAGATTGGATTTGATGGAAAAACCACTCATCCTGGTTTTATTGAAGCCTTCAATCGGAATGGTGGTTTTTGGAATGTAGGTCGTCCTACAGGTTATGTTGAGCGTTGGGAACGGGGTCATACCCAGCGTTTTACCGGGGGCCGAGAGAAACAAGGTGCAATCATGAAACCCGATGGTAGCTCCAAAGCTTACTGGGTTGGTGGCCCAATTTGGCAAGAATTTTTAAATCGTGGCGGTGCGGAATATATCGGCTATCCTAAAACTGATGCAATTTCAGTTAAAGGTGGCTTAGATAATAGTGGTGGGAAGGTTCAGCACTTCCGAGGAGGTAATGGAATTCCCAGTAAAATTTGGTCCTCTAAGCATGGCGCACATCCCACTTGGGGTGCTATTGGCGATCGCTATGACCAAATGGGTGGCCCCTCTAGTTGGCTGGGTTTCCCCAGCAATGGTGAAAAAGGAATTGGCAATGGTTGGGTGAAGCAGGACTTTGAAGGGGGATATATGCTATGGCATCCCCAACATGGAACGACTGTCTATAACACGAAATCTGTTGACTCTTTACCCCCAGATAGTGGTAATGGGAGTACCCATGAATGGACCGTGAAATACTGGAATAATACCAATCTTTCTGGTACTCCTGTGTGGACTATGACCGAACCGTCTGGAGAGATTCGCTTCAATGCGGGTTCGGGTGCGCCTGTAGGAACTCAAGGAGTTAAGGAAGATAATTTCTCTGCCCGTTGGGAAACAACCAGTCATTTTGATGGGGGCTTCTATAACTTTATTAGCAAAGCTGATGATGGAGTGCGAGTTTATGTCAATGGCGTGAAAGTCATCGACAAATGGAACGCGGGTGAACCTTGGTCGCGCCGGGATGCTTATATTGCCATTCCTAAAGGCGAACATAAGATTATGGTGGAATATTTTGAGGAAGCTGGGATTGCAGGTCAAACCTTCAAGTGGGAACCTTCAGGTTTATTAAACGAATGGACCGGAGCTTTTCGCCCGGTAGGCTATGATGGACAGTCTGTTCATAGCACCTATGTCAATACTTATCAACGCAATGGCGCAATTCCAAAGTTAGGCTATCCCATTAATAATGTTCATGTATGGGAGCGAGGACATACTCAAGATTTTGAGGGGGGTTCCCAAGGCCGAGGAGCTATTATGAAGTCCAACGCCAACGATAACTCCTACTGGGTTGGGGGTAAGGTTTGGACGGAATTCCTGGAATTGGGTGGTGCAAGAACAACTGGATATCCCTCAACTGATTTAATCCGGGTATCGGGTGGCTTAGATAAAACGGGTGGTCATGTTCAGCGCTTCCGAGGTGGACCAGATGGGATTCCCACTAATATTTGGCTGTCGAAACATGGCGCACATCCCACTTGGGGTGCAATTGGGGGTAAGTATGAACAGTTAGGTGGCCCCTCTAGTTGGCTGGGTTTCCCCACCAACCGAGAACAAGGAATTGGCAATGGTTGGGTGAAGCAGGACTTTGAAGGGGGATATATACTGTGGCATTCCCAGCATGGAACGATCGCTTACGATACCAAAGCAATCGATACATTACCCCCCGATAGTGGCAACAGCAGCACATCCAATTGGCACGCTCAATATTGGAATAACAAAAACCTGACGAGTTCCCCTCTATGGTCGAAATACGAAGAAATGAGCGATTTGCGCTTCCATGCAGGAAATGGCGCACCTGTGGGAACCCAAGGGATTAAGGAAGATGAATTTGGGGCGCGTTGGATTACCACCAGCTATTTTGATGGCGGAATCTATAACTTCATTAATCAAGCTGATGATGGGGTGCGAGTTTATGTGGATGGCAAGTTAATTATCGACAAGTGGAAAGATTCACCCTTTGAGGAACGACGGGCTTTTGCGGCCATTGAACCGGGCTACCATCAGGTGATGGTTGAGTATCATGAAAATAAAGGCGGTGCTGCCAATTTGCTTCGGTGGGAACAAGCCAATCCTCCAAAAGAGTGGGCGGTTGAATATTTCCGAGGTCAAGACCTCAATCCCAATAATCTCGCAGGTCATCGTGGAGGCGGGACTGGTTTCATTGATAAAAATTGGGGAGAGGGAAAGGAATCAGGAATTCCCATTGGTAACGATGATTTCTCAGACCGTTGGACGACAACGCGGTATTTTGATGAACCGGGAATCTATGAATTAAATAGTCAGGCAGATGATGGCATCCGAATCTGGGTTGATGACCAATTGGTGATTGATAAGTGGCACGACCAAGGATTCGTCACCAATAAAGCTCTGATTGCTTTGGATAAGGGTTTCCACCGGATTCGAGTCGAGCATTATGAAAATAAATGGTCTTCGGCAATTAAGCTGGATTGGAAGAAGGTGGCGGGCAAAGCCAATATTTTTAAACCAGCCTGGGCCAATCCGAACGAGCCGCATAATCCTCTAGATTCGCGATGGTCTCAACCTTGGGTAGCTGAATACTACAACAATCTTAATTTGGAAGGTGCGCCCGTAGCCACGCGCATGGTTGATGGAGGAGCTTCCGGGTCCTTGCGTGGTTTTGACCTCAGTTGGGGAACCGGAAGTCCCGATCCGAAAATTTCCACCGATAATTTTTCGTCTCGTTTAATAACTCATCGCGATTTGGTCGGTGGAGTTTATAAGTTCAACTTGAAGGGTGATGATGGAGTCCGGGTTTATATTAATGGTGAGAAGGTCATAGACCGCTGGGATAACCCGCCCTTTGGTACACCGCACCAACAAGTCATTAGTCTGCCTTCAGGAATGCATCGAATTGAAGTAGAGCATTCTGAAAAGACTGGGCTGGCTTATGTCGGTTTAGATTGGGATTATCTATCGGCTGGTTCAATTCATAAGATTGCACCGGAATTAACTGCAATCCACACTCAGCTAGAGCAACAACTCGGTAAGGGAGCAGTTGGGGTTCCTGTTCACAACCTGCAACAGCAATACTATTCGCCACCTATTCCGCCCGGCTTCTATGGCCCAACCCAGATGTTACCGGCTTTTTATCAGGAGTTCCGAGGAACTCAGGGACGTGGGGCGATTTTTGCGGGTACGGGTCACTATGTCTTTGGGAAGTTGTGGGAATCGTATCAGAATGGAGGGGGTGTCGAGCATTTTGGTCCTCCTGTGGCTCCTCAAAAGCATTTAGGGAATGGAGCCTATGAATTAGAGTTGCGGAATGGACGCTTGTTCTGGGCACCGGGGATGACGAACCCGACTTATTATGAATATGCCCAAGGCACACAGAAGACCCTGACGATTCCCGCAGATGCGTGGCGGGGTGAGTATTTTGATAATCGAAATTGGGCGGGCAATCCTTTAGTCGTGCGCCAAGATAGTGCTTCTCGTGGCCATTTAGATAAATACTGGAATTTTTCTCAAAGTCCTGCCCCTGGAATGCCCAAGGATAATTTCTCGGTGCGGTGGACAACAAATCGACCGTTTGACCGGGGCACGTATCTCTTTAAAGCGGCTCACGATGATGGCTTTATGGTGTCGGTGAATGCTCAAAAGCCGATTGACAAGATGATGGAGGTGGCGACCCAGACTACGGGATATGCCACGTTTACGAAGGGCGGGCAGTATCCGGTTGAGGTGAAACATCGGGAGTATGGGGGTGCGGCACGAGCCAATCTGGAAATGCAGAAGGCTTCCAGTTATGTGGTGGGCTTAGACCCGGCTAATAATGCCAGTCCTACTTTGGTGGATGCTTTCAATAAGCATGGTGGCTATGACCGAGTTGGGCTACCGATTAATGATGTTCACCTCTGGCATCATGGTTATGTCCAAGATTTCAATCATGGCAAGAATGGTCGTGGAATTTTGATGCGGCGGCATAATACGACGACTTTCTATTATGTTCATGGCAAGATTTGGGATACTTATTTCAAGGAAGGAGGCCCCGCAAAGTTAGGCTATCCTACCAGCGACTCCTTTAATGATGGACATGGCAATACTGCCCAAGAATTTGAAAATCACCGCATTACCCGTCGTCCGAATGGGGAAACGTTCTTAGGGGGTTATGTCAATGGGCATTTACTCCCTGGAGATTTCTATCGAGTTTGGAAGAAATACAACATGGGTACGCCCACTTCTGGGGTACAAACGCATTCAAGTGGTGCCAAGTTTCAAATATTTGACAAGCCCGGTCTGGGTACGTCTTCAATTGTTAGTAGTTCACATGGAACATTCCCACTCTATGGTGGAATTCGCAGTTATTATGTGAACACCACAGGTGGACTCAATGGGCCGTTAGGTGCACCGAAGAGTGCCGAGTACCACTGGAATGGACATACAAGGCAGGATTTTGCTGGTGGCTATATTCTCTGGAAGGCTGGGCAAAGTGCTATTGGATATCGTCCTGATGGTTCGCTGTTGTATCCGCCTCCGAGTTCTGGTGGTGGTGGAAATATCAATAATGGTGGTCCCATTACTAATCTTCAGCAATATATCCACCGTCTTTACGGTGGTAGCCCAGGTTACAGAAGTCAAGACTATCATCCAGATCATCTCGCACTCGATACTGTTCATCAAGGGGCTGCCCCTCATAAAGTCTATTCTCTAACAGGTGGGGAAGTTAAGTTAATTAGAACTGATCAGAATGGTGGAAAATACGTTACTGTGTGGAATGAGGAACTACAGCGAACTTTTCTCTACCTTCACTTTAACGATATTAATCCTAACTTAAGGGAAGGGCAAAAAATTAGTGCTGGTCACTATTTAGGGAATGAAGGTTGGACTGGTTATACGATCCCCAGTGGTCCTGGTGGTCGTCACACCCATGTCCATGTTACCCGACCTAATGGAACACGCGAGCATCCTATAACTGCGTTGAGTCGTTTGAGTTCTGGGAATCCTGGCAGTGGGAATCCTGGCAGTGGGAATCCCGGTGGCACTAACCAGACTATTTCAGGGACGCTATTTCGACCTCCACTTAAATCTGCTCCTTTCGGGATGAAACAAAATTTATTAACCATCGGACCAGAATACTTAGGGGTGACCCGGACGATTTCTACTGCAGGTGGTGTATATATTCTCAATTTGAAAGATCTAACTCTTAAAGCAGATGCAACGTTCCAAGATGCAGGAGATGTCCAAATAGGAGTGGAAAACTTCTATTTTGACAATGAACTTAAGCAAAGAGGAAAGCTCTTAGAAGGGGTGTATGCAAGTATTGAACCCGAAATTTCTCGATGGGGGGGGTTTGTCATGGAGGTGGAAAATGGCAAGATTTGGTTGACCGCAAAAATTCGTGATATTCAAGTCAAAATGTCTCCTGATGGAAGTTTTAAGCTACTCTTTGAATCGGGATTCCCTTTCAAGCGAAAATCTTTACAGATAGGAGGCACACATTCTTACGAAATCAATGGAAATTGGAGTTTTGTTCCATGGATATCAGCACCAAAACCAGTACCTATTTATAAAGAAAACCCAGCTCCTCAAAAAATTGCAGAGTTTCTTAAGTGGGTTATTGATTCCGGCCAAGATGTAGAACAAGCAGTAGACGATTTCTTAAAAAAGCATCCTGATGTTTTAGTCTACATTGGTGCAGCCGCTATAGCTGTTGGTGTAGGTATGATTATCTATACATTAGGCGAAGATATCATGACATTTGGGGTAGGTCTTTGGAATAGTTTACCAATGATATCTGCTGCTATAAAACTCATTGCACGTGGATTAGCATTGATCTAA